A single region of the Thunnus maccoyii chromosome 10, fThuMac1.1, whole genome shotgun sequence genome encodes:
- the LOC121906041 gene encoding free fatty acid receptor 2-like, which yields MELVVQSEVILSVYIVSFLIGLPANLLALYAFTVKIHSKPHPTNILLLNLIVSDLLFLIILPFKMHEAASGMMWNLPNFLCSITSFIFFSTIYTSSLLLMAVSVVRYIAVAFPVTYHQMQKPVYAIVISAIIWIISAAHSSITFIAQHHPSLSSNNTSVCYENFTEKQLKVLLPVRLEFFFVLCLIPLLICIYCYLSCIWILYSRPMISRMQKQKAIGMALGTLAVFLICVLPYNVSHLLGFFQGESPKWRYYTLLLSTFNTCIDPIIFYFSTSAFRCTGEKSVFRNCRLPDSGTHKQGTSSS from the coding sequence ATGGAGCTGGTGGTGCAGAGCGAAGTCATTCTCTCAGTTTACATAGTTTCCTTCCTGATAGGCCTGCCAGCCAACCTCCTGGCTCTCTATGCCTTCACTGTAAAGATCCACTCCAAGCCACATCCAACAAACATCCTGCTACTCAATCTGATCGTCTCTGATCTGCTCTTCTTGATCATCCTTCCTTTCAAGATGCATGAGGCGGCGTCGGGCATGATGTGGAATCTACCCAACTTCCTGTGCTCCATCAcctccttcatcttcttttcCACAATCTACACCAGCTCTTTGTTGCTGATGGCAGTGAGTGTAGTTCGATACATAGCTGTAGCTTTTCCAGTTACCTATCATCAGATGCAGAAACCTGTGTATGCGATAGTGATCAGCGCTATTATTTGGATTATctcagcagcacacagcagcatCACTTTCATCGCCCAACACCACCCTTCCCTGTCCAGCAACAACACCAGTGTGTGTTATGAGAACTTTACAGAGAAGCAGTTGAAGGTCCTCCTCCCAGTACGTTTGGAGTTTTTCTTTGTGCTCTGCCTTATACCTCTCCTAATTTGTATTTACTGCTACTTGAGCTGCATCTGGATCCTGTACAGCCGCCCTATGATATCCCGGATGCAGAAGCAGAAGGCCATCGGCATGGCCTTGGGGActcttgctgtgtttctcatTTGTGTATTGCCTTATAATGTCTCTCATTTACTGGGATTCTTCCAGGGTGAGAGCCCAAAATGGAGGTACTACACCCTGCTGCTTAGCACCTTCAACACCTGTATTGATCCCATAATCTTCTACTTTTCCACCTCTGCCTTCCGCTGCACTGGTGAAAAGTCAGTTTTCAGGAACTGTAGATTACCTGATTCAGGAACACATAAGCAAGGCACAAGCTCTAGCTAa
- the lim2.5 gene encoding lens intrinsic membrane protein 2.5 — protein sequence MMYSFMGGGLFCAIVGNILLVVSTATDYWMQYRLSGSFAHQGLWRYCMSGKCYMQTDSIAYWNATRAFMILSAMSCFAGIIAGILSFAHFSAFERFNRSFAAGIMFFVSTLFVLLAMAIYTGVTVNFLGKRFGDWRFSWSYILGWVALLMTFFAGIFYMCAYRMHECRRVAGPR from the exons ATGATGTACAGCTTCATGGGAGGGGGCCTGTTTTGTGCCATTGTGGGGAACATCCTGTTGGTGGTCTCCACAGCTACAGACTACTGGATGCAGTATCGTCTGTCAGGCAGCTTTGCCCATCAGGGCCTGTGGAGGTACTGCATGTCTGGCAAGTGCTACATGCAGACTGACAGCATTG CCTACTGGAATGCCACTCGTGCTTTCATGATCCTCTCTGCCATGTCGTGCTTTGCTGGCATCATCGCAGGAATCCTCTCCTTTGCCCACTTCTCGGCCTTTGAGAGGTTCAACCGCTCATTTGCTGCTGGGATCATGTTCTTTGTTTCAA ctctctttgttttgcttgCAATGGCCATTTACACTGGGGTGACAGTGAACTTCCTGGGCAAGCGCTTTGGTGACTGGCGCTTCTCTTGGTCCTACATACTAGGCTGGGTGGCACTGCTCATGACCTTCTTTGCAG gtatatTCTACATGTGTGCCTACAGAATGCATGAGTGCAGAAGAGTGGCTGGCCCACGTTAA